One Gossypium raimondii isolate GPD5lz chromosome 3, ASM2569854v1, whole genome shotgun sequence genomic window carries:
- the LOC128039914 gene encoding uncharacterized protein LOC128039914, with the protein MVERGLLVLDSERSFEGVENYCEFNHREGHEIQECTEFRALVQGTMDDKEIEFYEEVKEEGSICTSQSTKVPRVAQPVVIISRPKNNDVRMLVTPRIIIKKPATFSYQDSRRVPWNYECNTTIPGKETAKDHGVSVDPEPVKGKAIAMEQKRKVAKAVLSINEPLHKQPARTSVLALLLNSEVHRNALIKVLNETYVANDIFVKKLDRLVNNINADKFIFFNNDEIPPGGMGSTKALHITTRCKGYTLPVVLIDNGSTLNVLPLSTLNRLPIDISHMKTCQNIVRAFDGTERKVMGRIEIPLLIDPTVYEVDFLVMDIKPSYNCLLGRPWIHSAGVVPSSLHQKLKLVSEGRLVTINAEEDIIAAVSNEAPYVETNDKEVECSFRSLEFVNGTFIPEGSKILVPKISKTTEIGLQLLLGKGALPRR; encoded by the exons ATGGTAGAAAGGGGATTATTGGTTTTGGATTCAGAGAGAAGCTTTGAAGGAGTGGAAAACTACTGTGAGTTCAATCATAGGGAGGGACATGAGATTCAAGAAtgtacagaattcagagccttggttcaaggcACGATGGATGATAAGGAAATAGAGTTTTACGAAGAAGTTAAGGAGGAAGGGAGTATCTGCACATCCCAATCCACGAAGGTTCCAAGAGTAGCGCAGCCGGTGGTCATCATTTCGCGACCAAAGAATAATGATGTGAGAATGCTAGTAACACCAaggatcataataaagaaacctgcaaccTTTTCTTACCAGGATAGTAGGAGGGTTCCGTGGAACTACGAGTGCAATACAACTATCCCTGGAAAGGAGACTGCAAAGGACCATGGTGTGAGTGTCGATCCAGAACCTGTGAAAGGAAAGGCTATAGCAATGGAACAAAAAAGGAAAGTAGCTAAGGCTGTGCTATCTATCAATGAGcca ttgcataaacaaccggcTCGCACATCCGTACTAGCCTTGCTCTTGAATTCTGAAGTACACCGTAATGCGTTGATAAAGGTGTTGAACGAAACCTATGTAGCCAATGATATTTTTGTCAAGAAATTggatcggttggtcaataatatcaatGCTGATAAGTTCATATTCTTCAACAATGATGAGATACCACCTGGAGGCATGGGATCTACTaaagctttgcatatcactACACGATGCAAGGGGTATACTTTGCCAGTAGTattgattgacaatggatcaaCTTTGAATGTGTTGCCATTATCCACACTTAACAGACTTCCCATAGATATCTCGCAcatgaaaacatgccaaaatatagtgaGGGCATTTGATGGTACAGAAAGGAAGGTCATGGGACGAATTGAGATACCCCTATTGATCGACCCAACAGTTTACGAGGTGGATTTTCTTGTGATGGATATCAAACCCTCCTACAATTGCTTACTAGggagaccatggatacattcagCGGGGGTCGTACCTTCATCGTTACATCAGAAATTAAAGTTGGTGTCAGAAGGCCGGTTGGTGACGATAAACGCTGAAGAGGATATTATAGCGGCCGTATCCAATGAGGCGCCGTATGTGGAAACCAATGACAAGGAAGTGGAATGCTCCTTTCGATCTCTGGAATTTGTAAATGGAACATTTATTCCTgaagggagtaaaattttggtgcctaaaatatccaaaactacAGAGATAGGTTTGCAATTGTTGTTGGGGAAAGGAGCTTTACCCAGAAGATGA